In Enterobacter cloacae, the following are encoded in one genomic region:
- a CDS encoding U32 family peptidase yields the protein MFKPELLSPAGTLQNMRYAFAYGADAVYAGQPRYSLRVRNNEFNHENLQLGINEAHELGKKFYVVVNIAPHNAKLKTFIRDLKPVVDMGPDALIMSDPGLIMLVRENFPEMDIHLSVQANAVNWATVKFWKQMGLTRVILSRELSLEEIEEIRTQVPDMEIEIFVHGALCMAYSGRCLLSGYINKRDPNQGTCTNACRWEYNVQEGKEDDIGNIVHKHEPIPVTNVEPTLGVGAPTDSVFMIEEAKRPGEYMTAFEDEHGTYIMNSKDLRAIAHVERLTQMGVHSLKIEGRTKSYYYCARTAQVYRKAIDDAAAGKPFDTSLLETLEGLAHRGYTEGFLRRHTHDDYQNYEHGYSVSERQQFVGDFTGERKGALAAVAVKNKFTKGDSLELMTPQGNMNFTLEHLENGKGEAITVAPGDGHTVWLPVPEEVELKFALLMRNFDGESTRNPHSK from the coding sequence ATGTTTAAACCGGAACTCCTTTCCCCGGCGGGAACGCTGCAAAATATGCGTTACGCTTTCGCTTATGGTGCCGACGCCGTTTACGCGGGCCAGCCGCGCTACTCGCTGCGCGTGCGCAACAACGAATTCAACCACGAGAACCTGCAGCTCGGCATCAATGAAGCGCATGAGCTGGGCAAAAAATTCTACGTCGTTGTTAACATTGCGCCGCACAACGCCAAGCTGAAAACGTTCATCCGTGACCTGAAGCCGGTAGTGGATATGGGGCCGGACGCGCTGATCATGTCAGACCCGGGTTTAATCATGCTGGTGCGGGAGAACTTCCCGGAAATGGATATTCACCTCTCCGTGCAGGCCAACGCCGTAAACTGGGCGACGGTGAAATTCTGGAAGCAGATGGGGCTCACCCGCGTCATTCTGTCTCGCGAACTTTCCCTCGAAGAGATTGAAGAGATCCGCACCCAGGTGCCGGATATGGAAATCGAGATCTTCGTCCACGGTGCGCTGTGCATGGCCTACTCTGGCCGCTGCCTGCTTTCTGGCTATATCAACAAGCGCGACCCGAACCAGGGAACCTGTACCAACGCCTGCCGCTGGGAATATAACGTCCAGGAAGGCAAAGAAGATGACATCGGTAATATCGTGCATAAACACGAACCGATCCCGGTCACTAACGTTGAGCCTACACTGGGCGTCGGCGCACCGACCGACAGCGTGTTTATGATTGAAGAAGCCAAACGTCCTGGCGAGTACATGACCGCCTTTGAAGACGAGCACGGCACCTACATCATGAACTCCAAAGACCTGCGCGCCATCGCACACGTTGAACGTCTGACCCAGATGGGCGTGCATTCGCTGAAAATCGAAGGCCGCACCAAGTCCTATTACTACTGCGCGCGTACTGCACAGGTGTACCGTAAAGCCATCGACGATGCTGCTGCCGGTAAACCATTCGATACCAGCCTGCTGGAAACGCTGGAAGGTCTGGCGCATCGCGGTTACACCGAAGGCTTCCTGCGTCGTCACACGCACGACGACTACCAGAACTACGAGCACGGCTATTCAGTTTCAGAGCGCCAGCAGTTTGTTGGTGATTTCACCGGCGAGCGCAAAGGCGCACTGGCCGCCGTCGCCGTGAAGAACAAGTTCACCAAAGGCGACAGCCTGGAGCTGATGACCCCGCAGGGCAACATGAACTTCACGCTGGAGCATCTGGAAAACGGCAAAGGTGAAGCGATTACCGTTGCACCTGGCGATGGACATACCGTCTGGCTGCCGGTTCCGGAAGAAGTGGAGCTGAAATTTGCGCTGCTGATGCGTAATTTCGACGGCGAAAGCACCCGTAACCCGCACAGCAAGTAG
- a CDS encoding putative lipid kinase YegS-like protein — MATYPDSLLILNGKSASNDILRQAVVDLREDGAHIHVRLTWEKGDAARYVAEGVQLGVNTIISGGGDGTINEIATALIGLNVDTRPVMGILPLGTANDFATSAGIPEDLSKALQLAILGKATAVDIAQVNDKTCFINMATGGFGTRITSETPEKLKAALGGISYLIHGLMRMDTLKPDRCEIHGDDFYWQGDALVIGIGNGRQAGGGQQLCPEALINDGLLALRIFTGDGLLPALFTTLTQPEKSPNIIDGQSAWFEVNAPHGMTFNLDGEPLSGKRFRIAVVPGALQCRLPPDCMLLR, encoded by the coding sequence ATGGCAACGTATCCAGACAGTTTATTGATTCTGAACGGCAAGAGTGCCAGTAATGACATACTGCGCCAGGCGGTGGTCGATTTGCGGGAAGATGGTGCCCACATTCACGTACGGCTCACGTGGGAAAAAGGCGATGCCGCGCGGTATGTTGCCGAAGGCGTACAGTTGGGCGTCAACACGATTATTTCTGGCGGTGGTGACGGCACCATCAACGAGATAGCGACGGCCCTGATCGGCCTGAACGTGGACACACGCCCGGTGATGGGTATTTTACCGCTCGGTACAGCAAATGATTTTGCCACCAGCGCGGGGATACCGGAGGATCTGAGTAAAGCGCTACAGCTTGCCATTCTCGGGAAAGCAACCGCAGTCGATATTGCACAGGTAAACGATAAAACCTGCTTTATCAATATGGCGACGGGCGGATTTGGTACGCGCATTACCAGTGAAACACCGGAAAAGCTGAAGGCGGCACTGGGCGGCATTTCCTATCTCATCCACGGTCTGATGCGAATGGATACCCTGAAACCCGATCGCTGCGAAATTCACGGGGATGATTTTTACTGGCAGGGTGATGCGCTGGTGATCGGGATCGGTAACGGTCGTCAGGCGGGCGGTGGGCAACAGCTTTGCCCGGAGGCGCTGATCAATGATGGCTTACTGGCACTGCGCATTTTCACCGGTGACGGGCTGCTGCCAGCACTGTTTACCACCCTCACCCAACCGGAGAAAAGCCCGAACATCATTGATGGGCAATCCGCCTGGTTTGAGGTGAATGCGCCGCACGGAATGACTTTTAACCTTGATGGCGAACCGTTGAGCGGGAAACGGTTCCGAATTGCGGTTGTACCAGGAGCGTTGCAGTGTCGATTGCCACCAGATTGTATGCTGCTGCGCTGA